One Vespa velutina chromosome 19, iVesVel2.1, whole genome shotgun sequence DNA segment encodes these proteins:
- the LOC124955654 gene encoding disheveled-associated activator of morphogenesis 1 isoform X3, producing the protein MDFLCICIQRIPSCPVKSPQPLKEFVGRCQTMPSRVKKSFCGCLQDDEPPEITYCVVEHTGTLTLQAMTPTLPMPAEEELNKMFLELVDELDLTQANRQAVLALPANKKWQIYCSRKGNGTLENGGLRTTDLSGDPDDYIDRIRTIASSQFPEEGEDAAIRMRQVEALKTALRTQPHSFVLRFIELDGLNALLQVLERMDVEAANSNLHTSVIGCLKALMNNSNGRAHVLAHPTAINTISQSLATENIKTKISVLEILGAVCLVPGGHRKVLEAMLHFQHYHSERTRFQSIINDLDKNFGIYKDNLSLKTAIMSFINAVLNYGPGQVTLEFRLHLRYELLMLGIQPIIEKLRKYENETLDRHLDFFEMVRNEDEKELARKFEKEHVDTKSATTMFDLLRRKLSHTAAYPHLLSLLQHCLLLPLDYGSHPQHWLLFDRIVQQIVLQTEGNETGIAKNPDIAPIDINVKEIVHLLAKEEELVAARKKAEELERENSDMSTRLAKKEQELDLRTQEKEDMEASLARIKERLEKETSMHIETKQRISELQDNLEILSRQINNEKSERKRLEQLVASGSLPDDAKATLKIVDDEVLEKVEAKPMPPPPPPPPLAPPPPPCLMPAAPPPMKVEIVKNVPQPSNPLKSFNWSKIPEQKLQGTIWSELDDTKLYNVMDLESIDKIFCAYQKNGVSAEGSIEDLRTLGKNKKTMSVIDSRRAQNCTILLSKLKLSDNEITRTILSMDQQNILHIDMVEQLLKYIPSSEEAALLDMHQKELQNRADCFLYQISKVPHYEQRLRSLHYKKKFSASIAELTPRMRAVLEASRQVARSRRLRKLLELVLALGNYVNRGNARGNACGFRLASLNRLVDTKSSCSKGTTLLHYLVQILESRFREVLDIEEDMPHVRTAARVSMADLQKEVANLKNGLQDVQREIEFHRGQSQVLQGDMFLPAMRDFQAQATCRLAEAEDLFQDMKTRFDRAVRLFGEDSAGVQPNEFFGIFENFLQALAEARQDVENMRKKIEEEERRAKQEQELRKRTMERKNSREGILNSISLSKKNEANGNQGDNKGEFDDLISALRTGDVFGEDIAKFKRSKRRPVTPCGQESRRHSAHREDSRERH; encoded by the exons ATGGATTTCTTATGTA TTTGTATTCAGAGGATTCCGAGCTGTCCTGTAAAGAGTCCACAACCACTGAAGGAGTTTGTCGGCCGCTGTCAAACGATGCCATCGAGAGTGAAGAAGTCTTTTTGCGGTTGCCTCCAA GATGACGAACCACCGGAAATCACGTACTGTGTGGTGGAACACACTGGTACGCTCACGCTTCAAGCAATGACACCGACTTTGCCAATGCCAGCTGAAGAAGAATTGAACAAGATGTTCCTTGAGTTGGTCGACGAGCTCGATTTGACGCAAGCTAATCGACAAGCAGTTTTGGCACTTCCGGCTAATAAAAAATGGCAGATATATTGTTCGAGAAAGGGAAATGGAACGCTTGAAAATGGAGGCTTGAGAACCACTGATCTTAGCGGGGATCCtgacgattatatcgataggATCAGGACAATTGCAAGT AGTCAATTTCCAGAGGAAGGAGAGGATGCAGCGATACGAATGCGTCAAGTAGAAGCTCTGAAGACAGCTCTGAGAACTCAACCGCACAGCTTCGTCCTAAGGTTCATCGAACTTGATGGTTTGAACGCTTTACTACAGGTTCTAGAAAGAATGGACGTGGAGGCAGCCAATAGCAATCTTCACACAAGCGTGATAGGTTGTTTAAAAGCTTTGATGAACAATTCG aaTGGCAGGGCACATGTGCTGGCACATCCCACAGCAATCAATACCATATCTCAATCGCTCGCAACGGAgaacataaaaacaaaaatttcagTATTGGAAATACTCGGTGCAGTTTGTTTGGTACCTGGTGGTCATCGTAAAGTTTTAGAAGCTATGCTACATTTTCAACATTATCATTCCGAGAGAACACGTTtccaaagtataataaatgatctcGACAAAAATTTTGGTATCTACAAGGacaatctctctctcaaaaCGGCTATAATGTCCTTCATCAACGCCGTCCTTAATTATGGGCCCGGTCAAGTCACTTTGGAATTTAGACTCCATCTCAGATACGAATTGCTCATGCTCGGCATTCAACcgattattgaaaaattgagGAAATATGAGAATGAGACGCTCGACAGGCACCTTGATTTTTTTGAAATGGTTCGTAACGAGGACGAGAAGGAATTGGCTAGGAAGTTTGAAAAGGAACACGTGGACACTAAAAGCGCAACGACCATGTTTGATTTGTTGAGGCGAAAACTCAGTCACACGGCAGCTTATCCTCATCTTCTCAGTTTGTTACAACATTGTTTACTGTTACCAC TCGATTATGGTTCGCACCCACAACATTGGCTACTTTTCGATCGAATCGTCCAACAAATTGTCTTACAGACTGAAGGAAACGAAACAGGGATAGCAAAAAATCCTGACATCGCACCAATCGATATCAACGTGAAGGAAATCGTTCATCTATTAGCCAAAGAAGAGGAATTAGTTGCTGCCAGAAAGAAAGCTGAAGAATTGGAACGTGAAAATTCTGATATGTCAACGAGATTGGCTAAGAAGGAACAAGAACTTGATTTACGAACACAAGAGAAG GAGGACATGGAGGCAAGTTTGGCAAGGATCAAGGAACGTCTGGAAAAAGAAACCTCGATGCATATAGAGACCAAACAGAGAATATCAGAGTTACAGGATAACCTCGAGATTTTGTCGCGgcaaattaataacgaaaagtcCGAGAGGAAACGATTGGAACAATTGGTAGCATCAGGAAGTTTACCGGACGATGCCAAAGCTACTTTAAAGATCGTAGATGATGAGGTTCTTGAAAAAGTCGAAGCCAAACCGATGCCACCTCCGCCGCCTCCACCGCCTTTGGCACCGCCTCCTCCACCTTGTTTAATGCCAGCCGCTCCACCTCCGATGaag GTTGAGATAGTAAAAAACGTTCCTCAACCAAGCAACCCATTGAAATCCTTCAATTGGTCAAAGATACCAGAACAGAAACTCCAAGGTACGATTTGGTCCGAGCTAGACGATACGAAATTATACAACGTCATGGATTTAGAATCGATCGACAAGATCTTTTGTGCCTATCAGAAGAACGGTGTATCCGCTGAAGGTTCCATCGAAGATCTACGTACTTTgggaaagaataagaaaactaTGTCGGTGATCGACTCGAGAAGAGCACAAAATTGTACGATATTATTGTCGAAACTTAAATTGTCTGACAACGAGATCACCAGAACGATACTGTCGATGGACCAACAGAATATATTACACATTGACATGGTcgaacaattattaaaatacattccGTCGTCGGAAGAAGCTGCTCTTTTAGATATGCATCAAAAGGAATTACAAAATAGGGCTGATTGTTTCCTCTATCAGATTTCAAA aGTTCCTCACTACGAACAGAGACTTAGATCGTTAcactataaaaagaaattctcagCTAGTATAGCAGAATTAACGCCAAGAATGCGAGCGGTTCTTGAAGCTAGTCGTCAAGTTGCAAGATCTAGAAGACTCAGGAAACTATTAGAACTGGTTCTAGCTCTTGGGAATTATGTAAATCGCGGAAATGCTCGCGGTAATGCTTGTGGATTTCGATTAGCTTCTTTGAATCGTCTAGTCGATACGAAATCTTCTTGCTCGAAAGGCACCACTCTTTTACACTATCTCGTACAAATCCTTGAATCAAGGTTCCGTGAAGTTTTAGATATTGAAGAAGATATGCCGCATGTTAGGACAGCTGCTAGAGTTAGCATGGCTGATCTTCAAAAAGAAGTGGCTAACTTGAAGAATGGTTTGCAAGACGTTCAAAGGGAAATTG aatttcatCGAGGCCAATCTCAGGTATTGCAAGGTGACATGTTTTTACCAGCTATGAGAGACTTCCAGGCGCAAGCCACATGTAGATTAGCCGAAGCTGAGGACTTGTTCCAAGATATGAAGACTAGA TTTGACCGAGCTGTTAGACTATTCGGTGAGGACTCTGCTGGTGTACAACCAAACGAATTCTTTGGTATATTCGAAAACTTCCTTCAAGCGCTTGCTGAAGCTAGACAAGATGTTGAAAACATGAGAAAGAAGATCGAGGAAGAAGAACGTCGTGCTAAACAGGAACAAGAG CTGCGAAAAAGGacaatggaaagaaaaaattctcgtGAAGGAATATTAAACAGTATATCATTAAGTAAAAAGAACGAAGCTAATGGTAATCAAGGAGACAACAAAGGTGAATTCGACGATTTAATTTCTGCGCTTCGTACCGGAGATGTTTTTGGTGAAGACATAGCCAAATTTAAAAGATCTAAACGTAGGCCGGTAACACCATGTGGTCAAGAATCACGTAGGCATAGCGCTCATAGGGAAGATTCACGAGAACGACATTAG
- the LOC124955654 gene encoding disheveled-associated activator of morphogenesis 1 isoform X1, with translation MASNEELDIDSYGEPVTPPRRWISYVRIPSCPVKSPQPLKEFVGRCQTMPSRVKKSFCGCLQDDEPPEITYCVVEHTGTLTLQAMTPTLPMPAEEELNKMFLELVDELDLTQANRQAVLALPANKKWQIYCSRKGNGTLENGGLRTTDLSGDPDDYIDRIRTIASSQFPEEGEDAAIRMRQVEALKTALRTQPHSFVLRFIELDGLNALLQVLERMDVEAANSNLHTSVIGCLKALMNNSNGRAHVLAHPTAINTISQSLATENIKTKISVLEILGAVCLVPGGHRKVLEAMLHFQHYHSERTRFQSIINDLDKNFGIYKDNLSLKTAIMSFINAVLNYGPGQVTLEFRLHLRYELLMLGIQPIIEKLRKYENETLDRHLDFFEMVRNEDEKELARKFEKEHVDTKSATTMFDLLRRKLSHTAAYPHLLSLLQHCLLLPLDYGSHPQHWLLFDRIVQQIVLQTEGNETGIAKNPDIAPIDINVKEIVHLLAKEEELVAARKKAEELERENSDMSTRLAKKEQELDLRTQEKEDMEASLARIKERLEKETSMHIETKQRISELQDNLEILSRQINNEKSERKRLEQLVASGSLPDDAKATLKIVDDEVLEKVEAKPMPPPPPPPPLAPPPPPCLMPAAPPPMKVEIVKNVPQPSNPLKSFNWSKIPEQKLQGTIWSELDDTKLYNVMDLESIDKIFCAYQKNGVSAEGSIEDLRTLGKNKKTMSVIDSRRAQNCTILLSKLKLSDNEITRTILSMDQQNILHIDMVEQLLKYIPSSEEAALLDMHQKELQNRADCFLYQISKVPHYEQRLRSLHYKKKFSASIAELTPRMRAVLEASRQVARSRRLRKLLELVLALGNYVNRGNARGNACGFRLASLNRLVDTKSSCSKGTTLLHYLVQILESRFREVLDIEEDMPHVRTAARVSMADLQKEVANLKNGLQDVQREIEFHRGQSQVLQGDMFLPAMRDFQAQATCRLAEAEDLFQDMKTRFDRAVRLFGEDSAGVQPNEFFGIFENFLQALAEARQDVENMRKKIEEEERRAKQEQELRKRTMERKNSREGILNSISLSKKNEANGNQGDNKGEFDDLISALRTGDVFGEDIAKFKRSKRRPVTPCGQESRRHSAHREDSRERH, from the exons ATGGCTTCGAATGAGGAACTAGATATCGATAGTTACGGTGAACCCGTGACGCCTCCACGTCGATGGATTTCTTATGTA AGGATTCCGAGCTGTCCTGTAAAGAGTCCACAACCACTGAAGGAGTTTGTCGGCCGCTGTCAAACGATGCCATCGAGAGTGAAGAAGTCTTTTTGCGGTTGCCTCCAA GATGACGAACCACCGGAAATCACGTACTGTGTGGTGGAACACACTGGTACGCTCACGCTTCAAGCAATGACACCGACTTTGCCAATGCCAGCTGAAGAAGAATTGAACAAGATGTTCCTTGAGTTGGTCGACGAGCTCGATTTGACGCAAGCTAATCGACAAGCAGTTTTGGCACTTCCGGCTAATAAAAAATGGCAGATATATTGTTCGAGAAAGGGAAATGGAACGCTTGAAAATGGAGGCTTGAGAACCACTGATCTTAGCGGGGATCCtgacgattatatcgataggATCAGGACAATTGCAAGT AGTCAATTTCCAGAGGAAGGAGAGGATGCAGCGATACGAATGCGTCAAGTAGAAGCTCTGAAGACAGCTCTGAGAACTCAACCGCACAGCTTCGTCCTAAGGTTCATCGAACTTGATGGTTTGAACGCTTTACTACAGGTTCTAGAAAGAATGGACGTGGAGGCAGCCAATAGCAATCTTCACACAAGCGTGATAGGTTGTTTAAAAGCTTTGATGAACAATTCG aaTGGCAGGGCACATGTGCTGGCACATCCCACAGCAATCAATACCATATCTCAATCGCTCGCAACGGAgaacataaaaacaaaaatttcagTATTGGAAATACTCGGTGCAGTTTGTTTGGTACCTGGTGGTCATCGTAAAGTTTTAGAAGCTATGCTACATTTTCAACATTATCATTCCGAGAGAACACGTTtccaaagtataataaatgatctcGACAAAAATTTTGGTATCTACAAGGacaatctctctctcaaaaCGGCTATAATGTCCTTCATCAACGCCGTCCTTAATTATGGGCCCGGTCAAGTCACTTTGGAATTTAGACTCCATCTCAGATACGAATTGCTCATGCTCGGCATTCAACcgattattgaaaaattgagGAAATATGAGAATGAGACGCTCGACAGGCACCTTGATTTTTTTGAAATGGTTCGTAACGAGGACGAGAAGGAATTGGCTAGGAAGTTTGAAAAGGAACACGTGGACACTAAAAGCGCAACGACCATGTTTGATTTGTTGAGGCGAAAACTCAGTCACACGGCAGCTTATCCTCATCTTCTCAGTTTGTTACAACATTGTTTACTGTTACCAC TCGATTATGGTTCGCACCCACAACATTGGCTACTTTTCGATCGAATCGTCCAACAAATTGTCTTACAGACTGAAGGAAACGAAACAGGGATAGCAAAAAATCCTGACATCGCACCAATCGATATCAACGTGAAGGAAATCGTTCATCTATTAGCCAAAGAAGAGGAATTAGTTGCTGCCAGAAAGAAAGCTGAAGAATTGGAACGTGAAAATTCTGATATGTCAACGAGATTGGCTAAGAAGGAACAAGAACTTGATTTACGAACACAAGAGAAG GAGGACATGGAGGCAAGTTTGGCAAGGATCAAGGAACGTCTGGAAAAAGAAACCTCGATGCATATAGAGACCAAACAGAGAATATCAGAGTTACAGGATAACCTCGAGATTTTGTCGCGgcaaattaataacgaaaagtcCGAGAGGAAACGATTGGAACAATTGGTAGCATCAGGAAGTTTACCGGACGATGCCAAAGCTACTTTAAAGATCGTAGATGATGAGGTTCTTGAAAAAGTCGAAGCCAAACCGATGCCACCTCCGCCGCCTCCACCGCCTTTGGCACCGCCTCCTCCACCTTGTTTAATGCCAGCCGCTCCACCTCCGATGaag GTTGAGATAGTAAAAAACGTTCCTCAACCAAGCAACCCATTGAAATCCTTCAATTGGTCAAAGATACCAGAACAGAAACTCCAAGGTACGATTTGGTCCGAGCTAGACGATACGAAATTATACAACGTCATGGATTTAGAATCGATCGACAAGATCTTTTGTGCCTATCAGAAGAACGGTGTATCCGCTGAAGGTTCCATCGAAGATCTACGTACTTTgggaaagaataagaaaactaTGTCGGTGATCGACTCGAGAAGAGCACAAAATTGTACGATATTATTGTCGAAACTTAAATTGTCTGACAACGAGATCACCAGAACGATACTGTCGATGGACCAACAGAATATATTACACATTGACATGGTcgaacaattattaaaatacattccGTCGTCGGAAGAAGCTGCTCTTTTAGATATGCATCAAAAGGAATTACAAAATAGGGCTGATTGTTTCCTCTATCAGATTTCAAA aGTTCCTCACTACGAACAGAGACTTAGATCGTTAcactataaaaagaaattctcagCTAGTATAGCAGAATTAACGCCAAGAATGCGAGCGGTTCTTGAAGCTAGTCGTCAAGTTGCAAGATCTAGAAGACTCAGGAAACTATTAGAACTGGTTCTAGCTCTTGGGAATTATGTAAATCGCGGAAATGCTCGCGGTAATGCTTGTGGATTTCGATTAGCTTCTTTGAATCGTCTAGTCGATACGAAATCTTCTTGCTCGAAAGGCACCACTCTTTTACACTATCTCGTACAAATCCTTGAATCAAGGTTCCGTGAAGTTTTAGATATTGAAGAAGATATGCCGCATGTTAGGACAGCTGCTAGAGTTAGCATGGCTGATCTTCAAAAAGAAGTGGCTAACTTGAAGAATGGTTTGCAAGACGTTCAAAGGGAAATTG aatttcatCGAGGCCAATCTCAGGTATTGCAAGGTGACATGTTTTTACCAGCTATGAGAGACTTCCAGGCGCAAGCCACATGTAGATTAGCCGAAGCTGAGGACTTGTTCCAAGATATGAAGACTAGA TTTGACCGAGCTGTTAGACTATTCGGTGAGGACTCTGCTGGTGTACAACCAAACGAATTCTTTGGTATATTCGAAAACTTCCTTCAAGCGCTTGCTGAAGCTAGACAAGATGTTGAAAACATGAGAAAGAAGATCGAGGAAGAAGAACGTCGTGCTAAACAGGAACAAGAG CTGCGAAAAAGGacaatggaaagaaaaaattctcgtGAAGGAATATTAAACAGTATATCATTAAGTAAAAAGAACGAAGCTAATGGTAATCAAGGAGACAACAAAGGTGAATTCGACGATTTAATTTCTGCGCTTCGTACCGGAGATGTTTTTGGTGAAGACATAGCCAAATTTAAAAGATCTAAACGTAGGCCGGTAACACCATGTGGTCAAGAATCACGTAGGCATAGCGCTCATAGGGAAGATTCACGAGAACGACATTAG
- the LOC124955654 gene encoding disheveled-associated activator of morphogenesis 1 isoform X6 produces the protein MPSRVKKSFCGCLQDDEPPEITYCVVEHTGTLTLQAMTPTLPMPAEEELNKMFLELVDELDLTQANRQAVLALPANKKWQIYCSRKGNGTLENGGLRTTDLSGDPDDYIDRIRTIASSQFPEEGEDAAIRMRQVEALKTALRTQPHSFVLRFIELDGLNALLQVLERMDVEAANSNLHTSVIGCLKALMNNSNGRAHVLAHPTAINTISQSLATENIKTKISVLEILGAVCLVPGGHRKVLEAMLHFQHYHSERTRFQSIINDLDKNFGIYKDNLSLKTAIMSFINAVLNYGPGQVTLEFRLHLRYELLMLGIQPIIEKLRKYENETLDRHLDFFEMVRNEDEKELARKFEKEHVDTKSATTMFDLLRRKLSHTAAYPHLLSLLQHCLLLPLDYGSHPQHWLLFDRIVQQIVLQTEGNETGIAKNPDIAPIDINVKEIVHLLAKEEELVAARKKAEELERENSDMSTRLAKKEQELDLRTQEKEDMEASLARIKERLEKETSMHIETKQRISELQDNLEILSRQINNEKSERKRLEQLVASGSLPDDAKATLKIVDDEVLEKVEAKPMPPPPPPPPLAPPPPPCLMPAAPPPMKVEIVKNVPQPSNPLKSFNWSKIPEQKLQGTIWSELDDTKLYNVMDLESIDKIFCAYQKNGVSAEGSIEDLRTLGKNKKTMSVIDSRRAQNCTILLSKLKLSDNEITRTILSMDQQNILHIDMVEQLLKYIPSSEEAALLDMHQKELQNRADCFLYQISKVPHYEQRLRSLHYKKKFSASIAELTPRMRAVLEASRQVARSRRLRKLLELVLALGNYVNRGNARGNACGFRLASLNRLVDTKSSCSKGTTLLHYLVQILESRFREVLDIEEDMPHVRTAARVSMADLQKEVANLKNGLQDVQREIEFHRGQSQVLQGDMFLPAMRDFQAQATCRLAEAEDLFQDMKTRFDRAVRLFGEDSAGVQPNEFFGIFENFLQALAEARQDVENMRKKIEEEERRAKQEQELRKRTMERKNSREGILNSISLSKKNEANGNQGDNKGEFDDLISALRTGDVFGEDIAKFKRSKRRPVTPCGQESRRHSAHREDSRERH, from the exons ATGCCATCGAGAGTGAAGAAGTCTTTTTGCGGTTGCCTCCAA GATGACGAACCACCGGAAATCACGTACTGTGTGGTGGAACACACTGGTACGCTCACGCTTCAAGCAATGACACCGACTTTGCCAATGCCAGCTGAAGAAGAATTGAACAAGATGTTCCTTGAGTTGGTCGACGAGCTCGATTTGACGCAAGCTAATCGACAAGCAGTTTTGGCACTTCCGGCTAATAAAAAATGGCAGATATATTGTTCGAGAAAGGGAAATGGAACGCTTGAAAATGGAGGCTTGAGAACCACTGATCTTAGCGGGGATCCtgacgattatatcgataggATCAGGACAATTGCAAGT AGTCAATTTCCAGAGGAAGGAGAGGATGCAGCGATACGAATGCGTCAAGTAGAAGCTCTGAAGACAGCTCTGAGAACTCAACCGCACAGCTTCGTCCTAAGGTTCATCGAACTTGATGGTTTGAACGCTTTACTACAGGTTCTAGAAAGAATGGACGTGGAGGCAGCCAATAGCAATCTTCACACAAGCGTGATAGGTTGTTTAAAAGCTTTGATGAACAATTCG aaTGGCAGGGCACATGTGCTGGCACATCCCACAGCAATCAATACCATATCTCAATCGCTCGCAACGGAgaacataaaaacaaaaatttcagTATTGGAAATACTCGGTGCAGTTTGTTTGGTACCTGGTGGTCATCGTAAAGTTTTAGAAGCTATGCTACATTTTCAACATTATCATTCCGAGAGAACACGTTtccaaagtataataaatgatctcGACAAAAATTTTGGTATCTACAAGGacaatctctctctcaaaaCGGCTATAATGTCCTTCATCAACGCCGTCCTTAATTATGGGCCCGGTCAAGTCACTTTGGAATTTAGACTCCATCTCAGATACGAATTGCTCATGCTCGGCATTCAACcgattattgaaaaattgagGAAATATGAGAATGAGACGCTCGACAGGCACCTTGATTTTTTTGAAATGGTTCGTAACGAGGACGAGAAGGAATTGGCTAGGAAGTTTGAAAAGGAACACGTGGACACTAAAAGCGCAACGACCATGTTTGATTTGTTGAGGCGAAAACTCAGTCACACGGCAGCTTATCCTCATCTTCTCAGTTTGTTACAACATTGTTTACTGTTACCAC TCGATTATGGTTCGCACCCACAACATTGGCTACTTTTCGATCGAATCGTCCAACAAATTGTCTTACAGACTGAAGGAAACGAAACAGGGATAGCAAAAAATCCTGACATCGCACCAATCGATATCAACGTGAAGGAAATCGTTCATCTATTAGCCAAAGAAGAGGAATTAGTTGCTGCCAGAAAGAAAGCTGAAGAATTGGAACGTGAAAATTCTGATATGTCAACGAGATTGGCTAAGAAGGAACAAGAACTTGATTTACGAACACAAGAGAAG GAGGACATGGAGGCAAGTTTGGCAAGGATCAAGGAACGTCTGGAAAAAGAAACCTCGATGCATATAGAGACCAAACAGAGAATATCAGAGTTACAGGATAACCTCGAGATTTTGTCGCGgcaaattaataacgaaaagtcCGAGAGGAAACGATTGGAACAATTGGTAGCATCAGGAAGTTTACCGGACGATGCCAAAGCTACTTTAAAGATCGTAGATGATGAGGTTCTTGAAAAAGTCGAAGCCAAACCGATGCCACCTCCGCCGCCTCCACCGCCTTTGGCACCGCCTCCTCCACCTTGTTTAATGCCAGCCGCTCCACCTCCGATGaag GTTGAGATAGTAAAAAACGTTCCTCAACCAAGCAACCCATTGAAATCCTTCAATTGGTCAAAGATACCAGAACAGAAACTCCAAGGTACGATTTGGTCCGAGCTAGACGATACGAAATTATACAACGTCATGGATTTAGAATCGATCGACAAGATCTTTTGTGCCTATCAGAAGAACGGTGTATCCGCTGAAGGTTCCATCGAAGATCTACGTACTTTgggaaagaataagaaaactaTGTCGGTGATCGACTCGAGAAGAGCACAAAATTGTACGATATTATTGTCGAAACTTAAATTGTCTGACAACGAGATCACCAGAACGATACTGTCGATGGACCAACAGAATATATTACACATTGACATGGTcgaacaattattaaaatacattccGTCGTCGGAAGAAGCTGCTCTTTTAGATATGCATCAAAAGGAATTACAAAATAGGGCTGATTGTTTCCTCTATCAGATTTCAAA aGTTCCTCACTACGAACAGAGACTTAGATCGTTAcactataaaaagaaattctcagCTAGTATAGCAGAATTAACGCCAAGAATGCGAGCGGTTCTTGAAGCTAGTCGTCAAGTTGCAAGATCTAGAAGACTCAGGAAACTATTAGAACTGGTTCTAGCTCTTGGGAATTATGTAAATCGCGGAAATGCTCGCGGTAATGCTTGTGGATTTCGATTAGCTTCTTTGAATCGTCTAGTCGATACGAAATCTTCTTGCTCGAAAGGCACCACTCTTTTACACTATCTCGTACAAATCCTTGAATCAAGGTTCCGTGAAGTTTTAGATATTGAAGAAGATATGCCGCATGTTAGGACAGCTGCTAGAGTTAGCATGGCTGATCTTCAAAAAGAAGTGGCTAACTTGAAGAATGGTTTGCAAGACGTTCAAAGGGAAATTG aatttcatCGAGGCCAATCTCAGGTATTGCAAGGTGACATGTTTTTACCAGCTATGAGAGACTTCCAGGCGCAAGCCACATGTAGATTAGCCGAAGCTGAGGACTTGTTCCAAGATATGAAGACTAGA TTTGACCGAGCTGTTAGACTATTCGGTGAGGACTCTGCTGGTGTACAACCAAACGAATTCTTTGGTATATTCGAAAACTTCCTTCAAGCGCTTGCTGAAGCTAGACAAGATGTTGAAAACATGAGAAAGAAGATCGAGGAAGAAGAACGTCGTGCTAAACAGGAACAAGAG CTGCGAAAAAGGacaatggaaagaaaaaattctcgtGAAGGAATATTAAACAGTATATCATTAAGTAAAAAGAACGAAGCTAATGGTAATCAAGGAGACAACAAAGGTGAATTCGACGATTTAATTTCTGCGCTTCGTACCGGAGATGTTTTTGGTGAAGACATAGCCAAATTTAAAAGATCTAAACGTAGGCCGGTAACACCATGTGGTCAAGAATCACGTAGGCATAGCGCTCATAGGGAAGATTCACGAGAACGACATTAG